Within the Catalinimonas niigatensis genome, the region GGATGAGTTGTCCTGAATCTTTGTAGTACATCAACTGCTTCAGGATATTTTCAGCAATATGCACCTGATCCCTTTGTTTTTCCAGTGCATGACGTGCGCTACTGTACTGTGTTTCGGATAAAGTTTTTTCCAGCAGGTCGCTATCTCCGCTTTCGTAGCGCAGGCTAACTTTCTGGCTGTAATCAGTATATAGCTCCAGCTCTTGTTTTCTTTGCTTCCACAACTCCCGCTCATAAACCCATTGGTAATAAGCTGACTTCATATCCCTTTCCAATTTACGTTCGGCCAGGGCAAGTTCTGTTTCATTTAAAGAAATTTGCTGATTCACATACTTATTTCTCTGAGGATGGGAAAGCAAAGACCCGAAAGACTGATTAATCTGCCACATCGGATCTTTAAGATTGGAGTTAATCTGTCCATATTGGTACGTAAACTCCGTCGCTGGCAGGTCCAGAATACTCCCTTTCATTTTTTTGGCACTGACGATATCCAGGGCGGCATTGCTCACTGAGGGATGGTTTTCCAGACCTGTTTCCAAAGCCTGTTCCAGGCTTAGCCGCATTGGATCATCCTGTGCCTGGCTTAGCAAGGGGAACCCCAGAACTAATAATATACTAAGCATCGCTTTGTTGATACGGGGAGGCTGGTTGAAAAGGATATACAAAATGGGAAGCACAATTAACGTCAGCAGGGTAGCAGTGATCAGGCCACCAATGACTACAGTAGCCAAAGGTTTTTGCACTTCAGCGCCTGATGTGTTGGATAAAGCCATGGGTAGAAAGCCCAAAGAAGCTACTGCTGCTGTCATGATTACCGGCCTGAGTCTGGCCAACCCTCCGGTGATCACTACCTCTCGCAGATTGGTCATTCCCTCTTCGCGCAGTTGGTTGAAATAACTGATCAGCACAATCCCATTGAGTACAGCCACTCCGAAAAGAGCGATGAAACCCACTCCGGCAGATATACTAAAGGGCATATCTCTGATCCAAAGCGCGGTGATTCCGCCGATGGCAGAAAGCGGAACGGCAGTAAAGATAAGTATGGCATACTTGACGGAACCAAAAGTGAAGTACAGCAAGATCAGAATCAGCAGTAGGGCGATGGGCACTGCAATGCTCAACCTGGCTTTGGCCGCCTGCAGGTTTTCAAAGTCGCCTCCATAACCAATATAATATCCTGGCTGTAGAGATAAGCCAGCTTCAAGCTTTTGCTGAATTTCCCCCACCAGACTTTCTATGTCCCTATTTCTTACGTTGATGCCTATGGTTACCCTTCGCTTGGTATCTTCTCGGGAAATCTGCATCGGCCCCTCTTCATACTCCACACGAGCTACCTGACTTACGGGCAAATGCATGCCATATCCGTTGTTGACATATAATTGCTCCAGGTTTACATTCTGCCGGTTGGTTTCATTCAACCTCACTACCATGTCAAACTTCCTTTCTCCCTCAAAAATTACCCCGGCAGGCTCACCAGCATAGGCAGCTCTGATGAGAGTATTCAATTCTTCAATATTCAACCCATATTGCGCTATTTTTTGCCGGTCATAACGAATCATAAGTTGAGGCAATCCCTCTACCTGTTCTACTTTGATATCGGCTGCACCGGAGATTCCGCTGATGAGATCGGCGGCCTCATTGGCTTTGGCAAACAGCTCATTCATGTCTTCACCATAGATTTTTACGGCAATGTCAGTCTTTACCCCGGAAATCAGCTCGTTGAAACGTAATTGTATGGGCTGGGTAAAGTCAAAGTTAGCCCCGGCAATCACATCCAGTTTTTCTTTCATCATAGCCACCAGTTCCTCCCGCGTTTCAGCACTCACCCACTCGGCTTTGTCTTTCATGATAATCATGATATCGCCATCCTCAATGGCCATAGGGTCGGTAGGTACTTCCGCTGTACCGATTTTGGAGATCACCTGCTCCACTTCGGGAAAATTATCCAAGAGTATCTTTTCAGCTTTGGATGAAGTTTTGACACTCTCTTCCAGCGAACTGCCCGGTTGTATGGTCATCTGCATGGCCAGATCACCTTCTTCCAGGGTTGGAATAAATTCACCTCCCAGACGGGTAAAACTGAAAGCACTGATAAGGAATAAGATAAAAGCTACAGTGACTACCGTTTTCTTATACTGAATGGCTTTGTCCAGTACAGGCAGATAGACTTTCTTTAAGCCATCCACAATCTTGTCCGAGATGGTTTTTTTGTCCTGGATGTCTCTCTTCAAAACCCATGAGGCCATCATGGGTACATAAGTAAGTGACAACAAAAGTGCGCCCAATACGGCAAAACTCACCGTTTGCGCCATGGGGCGAAACATCTTGCCTTCTATTCCGGTCAGTGTCATAATGGGAATGAACACCACGATGATGATGAGTACACCAAAGGCAGCAGATTTGAAAATCTGAGAGGTAGCGTGGCTTACCACCGAGTTCATTTCTGATCTTGACAGTTTTCTGCCGAGGTATTGGGTATAGAGCACATGCAGAACTGATTCAACAATAATGACAGCTCCGTCCACTACGATGCCAAAATCTATGGCACCCAAAGACATCAGGTTGGCAGATACTCCAAAAGCCCGCATCATGATAAAAGCAAATAACATGGACAAAGGAATGACTGAAGCCACGATCAGGCCGGCACGGAAATTACCCAGCAAGAGCACCAGCACGAAAATGACGATCAGACCGCCTTCTACCAGATTGTTTCTTACCGTTGTGATGGTGCGGGCTACCAGGTCAGAGCGGTCCAGGTAGGGCACAATCTTTACGCCTTCGGGCAGTGATTTCTGTACCTGTGCAATTCTCTGATGGACATTGTCAATCGCATCTGATGAGTTGGCTCCTTTAAACATCAGGGTGATGCCTCCTACCGCTTCGCCTTTGCCGTTTTTGGTCATGGCACCGAAACGCTTAGCCGAACCAAAACGCACTTCAGCTACATGCTTGACCAGAATAGGAAGCCCATTCCGCACATCAATCACAATATTTTCTATATCCTGTATCTGGCTGATCAGTCCTTCTGCCCGGATGTAGTAAGCGTTACTGTTCTTTTCAATATAGCTACCTCCAGAATTCTGATTGTTGGTCTCCAGTGCACTGAAGACATCGGCGATGGTAAGGCTGTGGCTTTTGAGCCGCGCAGGGTCTAAGGCTACTTCGTATTGCTTAAGAAAACCGCCGAAACTGCTGACTTCCACTATGCCGGAGATGCCAGATAACTGCCGCTTCACAATCCAGTCCTGAATGGTGCGTAGGGACATGGCATCGTACTGGTCTTCATAGCCTTCATCTACCTCCAGCGTATACTGATACAGTTCGCCCAGGCCGGTAGTAATAGGCATCAATTCAGGTTTACCGAGTTCTGAAGGAATCTCATCGGTAGCCATATTGATCTGCTCTCCTACATATTGGCGGGCAAGCATGGTAGGGACATGTTCTTCAAACACAATGGTGACCACTGAAAGTCCGTAACGTGAAATGGAGCGAATCTCCGTGACATCGGGAATATTAGCCATAGATATCTCTATGGGGTAAGTAATCAGTTGTTCCACTTCCTGAGGCGCTAAAGATTGAGATACAGTCACTACCTGTACCTGGTTATTGGTGATATCCGGCACCGCATCTATAGGTAGTTCATTCATAGAATAGATGCCAAAGCCTACCAGAGAAAGCACCATGAGCATGATAATAAATTTATTGTTGACCGAGAGGTCAATGATCTTCTCAAACATAAGGGGATGAATATGAGTAAATGAATAATGCATGCTGTTCGGACAGAAGGAGCCGACAGACGCTTTGCGAAAAAAAGATGTCAGAGAAAGGAATTAGATACGCGGAGGGGCTCTGAGAGGTGTATCCTTTAGAATAAGCTCAGTAAAAGGCTTGGGAGCGCTATGTACATAAAATGAAGGACTCTTATCCTCTGGAACAAGCTTAAACTCTAGAAAAGTATGCAAGAATGCCTGAACCACAAAGACAAAAGGAGGCAGTTCATGTTGAGCTTTGTTGTAATTCTCCAGGTGATCGCAACCCAGATCCTGAGAAAATACGGCAGACAGAAATCTGAAAATGCTACTTTCCTCATGGAGGGTGTCAAATCCGAATACAAACTCATTACCATCGGTTTTCTGGTGCGTGTGGGGAAATACAGAATGCCCCAGAATCAGAAAGCAGGCCAGAAAAAGAGGTAGTATGTTGAGCTTTCGTAGCATGAACAGATCAGCGAGACATTATGAAGTGGAACTCAAATTATTATACGCGGATTTGAAACAAAATAACTGTATTTTACTTCCAGATAAAAGAAAGTTCTTTAATTTATACCCGGTCTAATTAATAGGCAGTAACCTCATAAGCATGCGTAGAAAATTTGTTATCGTAGGATCAATCGTAATTGGGGTGCTGCTACTTACTTTGCTGAGTGTACAACTTTTCGTTACTTTCTGGATCACCCCAGTGCTCAATGCAGTTTTTAAGGAATCTGTAAGCTATTACTCATCAGGTCTGTACCAGGTATCCTATGGCGAGATGGAGGTTAGTGCATTGCAGCAAAAAGTATCTTTTAAAGATTTTCGTTTAGATTTTGACAGTACAAGAGTTCAAAATGAGGACAGTCTGAGATACGGAAAATGGGTATCGGCCAGCGTAGGAGATTTTGAACTAAACTTAGGCAATTTCTGGCAGATGGTGCCCCAACGTTATCTTATGGTGAATGAGTTGAAGATCAGAGAGCCCCGGCTGACAATCCACAACTATTCTGAGGGAAAAAACAGAAAGAAGGATAGCGTGTCTCTGGATAAGATACAGCAATTTGATGCTCATGCCCTCAT harbors:
- a CDS encoding CusA/CzcA family heavy metal efflux RND transporter codes for the protein MFEKIIDLSVNNKFIIMLMVLSLVGFGIYSMNELPIDAVPDITNNQVQVVTVSQSLAPQEVEQLITYPIEISMANIPDVTEIRSISRYGLSVVTIVFEEHVPTMLARQYVGEQINMATDEIPSELGKPELMPITTGLGELYQYTLEVDEGYEDQYDAMSLRTIQDWIVKRQLSGISGIVEVSSFGGFLKQYEVALDPARLKSHSLTIADVFSALETNNQNSGGSYIEKNSNAYYIRAEGLISQIQDIENIVIDVRNGLPILVKHVAEVRFGSAKRFGAMTKNGKGEAVGGITLMFKGANSSDAIDNVHQRIAQVQKSLPEGVKIVPYLDRSDLVARTITTVRNNLVEGGLIVIFVLVLLLGNFRAGLIVASVIPLSMLFAFIMMRAFGVSANLMSLGAIDFGIVVDGAVIIVESVLHVLYTQYLGRKLSRSEMNSVVSHATSQIFKSAAFGVLIIIVVFIPIMTLTGIEGKMFRPMAQTVSFAVLGALLLSLTYVPMMASWVLKRDIQDKKTISDKIVDGLKKVYLPVLDKAIQYKKTVVTVAFILFLISAFSFTRLGGEFIPTLEEGDLAMQMTIQPGSSLEESVKTSSKAEKILLDNFPEVEQVISKIGTAEVPTDPMAIEDGDIMIIMKDKAEWVSAETREELVAMMKEKLDVIAGANFDFTQPIQLRFNELISGVKTDIAVKIYGEDMNELFAKANEAADLISGISGAADIKVEQVEGLPQLMIRYDRQKIAQYGLNIEELNTLIRAAYAGEPAGVIFEGERKFDMVVRLNETNRQNVNLEQLYVNNGYGMHLPVSQVARVEYEEGPMQISREDTKRRVTIGINVRNRDIESLVGEIQQKLEAGLSLQPGYYIGYGGDFENLQAAKARLSIAVPIALLLILILLYFTFGSVKYAILIFTAVPLSAIGGITALWIRDMPFSISAGVGFIALFGVAVLNGIVLISYFNQLREEGMTNLREVVITGGLARLRPVIMTAAVASLGFLPMALSNTSGAEVQKPLATVVIGGLITATLLTLIVLPILYILFNQPPRINKAMLSILLVLGFPLLSQAQDDPMRLSLEQALETGLENHPSVSNAALDIVSAKKMKGSILDLPATEFTYQYGQINSNLKDPMWQINQSFGSLLSHPQRNKYVNQQISLNETELALAERKLERDMKSAYYQWVYERELWKQRKQELELYTDYSQKVSLRYESGDSDLLEKTLSETQYSSARHALEKQRDQVHIAENILKQLMYYKDSGQLIPATDTLTVIDFQAESLANPENSPLVDKSKKEVSLSQSVEKLEKSRLFPELSVGYFNQNISDREVRLKNLQGWQVGVAIPLWFFPQKSRISQARIQQQQALNRMEYMQYNVQQEVDKLLLQLSQAENQLNYFRQTAMPQAEVILRTANLQRSQGEIDYFRYLQSITAAIQLKTDYLSSLNAYNQVVIQLEFYR